AAATTTTCACAGGCCCAATTGGATTTATTTTTTAGACTGAAACAGGCCATTTCACAGGCTCAATCGGATTATTTTTTTCCAGAAACAAGCCCAATAGATTCACATATATATTTCTGTCCTGTCCCCTTGtccaaaaatataaatataatatatttatttaaagtGTCTCAAGATTTGGGGCAAAAAAACAGATCCCCCTCTGCCCTAAAACCCCATAAAACCTTGGACCCAAGATTCTTATTGCATACATTAATTTGAAACTATACATACAGACAACATGGTATTCGGACCAAACCAGGATGCAATTGACAAGCAGTTTCTTGCAGCACCTGTTAAATCTGCTGTTGACAAGTACCAACTTCTTCCTGAGTTTCTTAAAGTCAGAGGTTTAGTTAAACAACATCTTGACTCTTTTAATTATTTTGTCACTACAGGACTTAAAAAGATTGTGCATGCAAATCATGAGATTAGGTCTAGGGTTGATAATAATGTTTTTCTTAGATATACTAATGTTCGTGTTGGTGAGCCTTGTATGATTGTTAATAGTGTGTTGGAACAGCTTAGTCCTCATAGATGTCGTTTATCGGATTTTACGTATGCTGCTCCTGTTTATGTTGATGTTAAGTATGTTGTTATTAGTAATGGTGTGAAGAATGTGGTGAGTAAGAGTGATGTGGTTGTTGGGAAGTTGCCTGTTATGTTGAGGAGTTGTTGTTGTGTTTTGCATGGGAAGGATGAGGAGGAATTGGCGAGGCTTGGTGAGTGTCCGCTTGATCCGGGAGGATATTTTATTGTTAAGGGGACGGAGAAGGTGATTTTGATTCAGGAGCAGCTTATGAAGAATAGGATTATTATTGATACGGATGGGAAAGGGTGTGTTCAGGCTTCGGTTATGAGTAGTACGGAGGTGAGGAAAAGTAAGACGGTTATTGTGATGAATAAAGAGAGGATTTATTTGGATATGAATCAGTTTGATGGGAAGATGCCTATTATGGTGGTTATGAAAGCTATGGGTATGGAGAGTGATCAAGAGGTTGTGCAGATGCTTGGAAGAGATCCTCAATATGGTGCATTACTTATGCCTTCTATTGAGGAATGTGCAAGCCATTGTGTGTACACACAGCAGGAGGCTCTTGCGTATCTTGAGAGAAAGGTTAAGTTACGGTTCTATAGTTCTGCAGTTGAGAAGGAAAGTCGAGCTATGGTTATACTTCGTGATGTATTTATTGCTAACATTCCAGTACGTGAAAACAATTTTCGGTTAAAGTGTTTGTATGTGGCAGTCATGTTGAGACGCATGATGGAAGCAATTATAAACAAGGATGCTATGGATGACAAGGATTATGTAGGGAACAAGCGATTTGAGCTTTCAGGGCAATCATTATCATTACTCTTTGAGGATTTGTTCAAGACACTGAATGAAGAAGCCGTGAAGGAAGCAGATGTTGTCCTCTCAAAGCCAAGTATACCTCGTTTTGATTTTTCTACTTACATTATGAAAGGTAATAAATTAATCTCAGGTGGTTTAGAGCGAGCCCTTTCTACCGGGAACTGGGATGTCAAAAGATTTAGGATGAACCGGAAAGGCATGACGCAGGTTGTTGCTAGACTTTCTTTTATAGGAACATTAGGAATAATGACAAGAATCCAACCACAGTTTGAGAAGTCTAGGAAAGTTAGCGGACCTAGAGCCTTACAACCTAGCCAGTGGGGAATGCTCTGCCCTTGTGACACTCCAGAAGGTGAGGCATGCGGTTTAGTAAAGAACTTGGCTCTGACAACTCATGTCACAACTGACCAAGAGGAAGGCCCTATTATTTATCTGTGCCACTTTTTGGGTGTTGAAGATCTGGAATTACTCTCTGGAGAAGAACTTCATGCACCAAATTCTTACCTGATTATATTAAATGGGTTCATTATAGGAAAGCATAGGCGGCCGAAGCGATTTGCACAATCAATGAGAAAGCTGCGAAGAGCTGGTAAAATTGGCGAGTTCATTAGCATTTTCATAAATGAGAAGCAGCATTGTGTTTACATCGCTTCAGATGGTGGCCGAGTATGCCGACCTCTTGTAATTGCTGATAGAGGTGTATCAAGAATCAAGGATCGCCACATGAAAGAGTTGAAGGACGGCATGAGGAATTTTGAAAGTTTTGTACGAGAAGGGTTGATAGAGTATCTTGATGTTAACGAGGAAAACAATGCATTGATTGCTCTATACGAAGGAGAGGCTACAACAGAGACAACACACGTAGAAATTGAGCCTTTTACGATACTAGGTGTTTGTGCTGGATTAATTCCTTTTCCTCATCACAACCAGTCACCTAGAAACACCTATCAGTGTGCAATGGGAAAGCAAGCAATGGGAAATATCGCTTATAACCAGCTTTGTCGAATGGACACACTACTATATCTATTAGTGTATCCACAACGACCATTGCTGACAACACGGACAATTGAGCTGGTTGGATATGACAAACTTGGAGCTGGGCAAAATGCAACTGTTGCAGTCATGAGTTATAGTGGCTATGACATTGAGGATGCAATAGTAATGAACAAATCATCACTTGATCGTGGTTTTGGTCGTTGTATTGTAATGAAGAAGTTTACAGCTCTGCAccaaaaatataataataatacgtCAGATAGAATAATTCGACCACAAAGAGACGGAAAAAATGCAGATAAGATGCAGATTTTGGATGAAGATGGACTTGCTTCCCCTGGAGAAATCATTAGACCGCGTGATATTTATATCTATAAGCAGTCTCCGCAAGATACGAAAAATATAATCAAAGATCCCATACCAGATAGGTTTTACAAAGATAGTTGGCAAACATATAAGGGTATTGAAGGGGAGACTGCTGTTGTGGATAGAGTAGCTCTTTCAACAGACAGGAATGACAACTTAAGTATCTCGTTTATGATACGTCAAACTCGTAGACCTGAGGTTGGTGACAAATTTAGTAGCAGACATGGCCAAAAAGGAGTTTGCGGTACCATTGTCCAACAGGAAGATTTTCCATTTTCTGAACGAGGGATTTGCCCTGATTTGATCATGAACCCTCATGGATTTCCAAGTCGAATGACTGTCGGTAAGATGATAGAGCTACTTGGGAGTAAAGCCGGAGTTTCATGTGGCAAGTTTCATTATGGCAGCGCCTTTGGGGAGCCTAGCGGTCATGCAGACAAAGTTGAAACCATAAGCGAAACACTTGTAAAGCATGGTTTTAGCTACACAGGGAAAGATTTTTTATATTCAGGTATAACAGGTACGCCACTACAAGCTTATATCTTCATGGGACCAATTTACTATCAAAAGTTGAAACACATGGTCATGGATAAAATGCATGCTCGAGGTAAGGGGCCAATGGTCATGTTGACTCGCCAGCCAACTCAAGGGATAACCCGAAATGGAGGACTGCGTGTGGGGGAAATGGAACGTGATTGCTTGATTGCATATGGTGCTAGTATGTTGATTCATGAGCGCTTGATGATATCCAGCGATCCTTTCGAGGTTCAGGTTTGTAGGAAGTGTGGTTTGCTAGGATATTACAACTTTAAGCTCAAAGCAGCAATTTGCTCTTCATGCAAGGATGGGGAAAATGTTTCCACTCTGAAGCTTCCGTATTCATGCAAGCTTTTATTCCAGGAACTACAATCTATGAATATTGTTCCTCGCTTTCAATTGACAGAGGATTGATCAGTAGACCGGACTTTGATGTCTATGTTGTGAAAAAAACAAGGAAATACAACCATTCTCAGTCACTTTAAGACCCTGTAAAGGAAAATGTTCTCTCCAGAAGCACCCTGTAAGAATTCGTATTTATGATTTGCTTTGATATCAAATTTCCCCCAAAAAATGAGTTCAATGCGTTCGTTTATGTTTATATCGGTGTTATagaatattaaaaaatttaagcTTTATAGTTTTTTGAATTTCTGCCATCCATAGTATCTCTTATGttcttaaattttatttaattaacaTTATTGCCTCAAGTGACTTTACATTGTTGACATGGTTTATTCTATGATTGCATGATTGCATTCCATTACAAGTAACTATATTCAAGCAATTCTGTTTATGTCACTATATATAAAGCAATACCATTAACTAATTTGCTTCAGAGTTGTGTTTTAGTATCAGAAGTAAAAATTATAGCAAGTATCATAGCTCTGTTACTAGTGCAGAGGCATTATTAGCACCAACTTGCAGCTGGCTTTCAGTTCAGGTTTTTAGAGTTGAATTGGATGAGGTGCTTTCACAGGAAGCTTATATGCTCTTATACAGCACTTAGTTCTATTTTCTTTCTTTAATGTAGATATTATTTCTATAATCTGTTCCTTGGTCCGGGCAATGTATAGGACTGGTGAGATTACCTTCTGTAGATATTAAATTGTCAGTAGTGTATAAGTATAACTGAATGGTCTTTATATTGTGATTTTCTTAGCCCTGTCCTGAATTCTAAACGAGTAAACGGTTTCTTTGATTAGAAATTATCATGACAGTGAAAACGTGACTTTTAAGATGAAATATTACATAAGCAATGACAAAGTTACTATAGAATACTTAGCCCTCCAACTTTTACTTTCTATATCAGAGCTTCGACCTACAATCCCATCATGACATGCCTTTACTTTTTTAGGGCTTCTTCTGTTTTCTTCTAAATTCAACAGGATTCCCTAGTAATGACTGCACTCTACCTCTCCTTGATTTTGTGCTTTTTCATTTATATTTCAACTTGTGATAATCTTATAGGATGGCTTTTGAACCCTTGAATTGTATTCACAGAATAACTTCCATATTTTGTGGTACAAAACTATAGTTCTACTGCTACATTAGCTTTACAGCATTCTATCTATAAATTCCAGTGCAAATCGTGTCTGTTGTTTGATCGTACTCATATTTAGATTTTAGACAACCATGACAAGTGTATGTTGTTCTGTAAAATTGGATTGTATGAATTAATAACATGTGGTACATCTATATCGGAATGATATATTAGAACAAGCTGAGCTACCTATTCACAAAGCTAACTGATTGAGTTATTGTCCTTTGTGTTTATTTGTTTTTCTCTGCACTTGGGGAATTTTGTGAACAGCAAGTGGGAGGGCATTTCAGGGCACAGGGTTAGTACTAAACGGATATATCTGTTACCAGGatcatatttgtttattttagCTGGGAATGATGAATCATCTAAAACTATTAACTTCTCATGATCCGTCTAACCAGAAGATGAATCGGATAATAAATCTGGTTTCTGTTTAGTTCAATAAAGAGTCTAAAGTCAGTCTGGTTTGTTTGGATTGTATACTTACGCTTACTTTTAAGTTTCAAATCTCCCGAGGAGTTAAATTGTTCTTGGGAATGTGAAGAATCGTAatgtgaattattattctttccaAAATTTTGTCAAGGTGTTGTAGGTGATGTTGATGTTATTTGGGACTATAGAATAATCTTAGCTCTGTTTTCCTCTCAACTAATTACCAGTGTTTAGGCAACTGAACGATAAATACAAAATTCTGTATTCTCAGGTCATTCTATAAAATGTAACAGATTGCCAGAAAATGACTTTATTTGTACTATCATTCTAATTATATCAATACGCTTCTTGCCTCTCAAACTCATTTTCGAACATTTGGCCAAGttaaaattttgaataattatGTCAATAATAAATGAATACCTTTCATGTAAAAATACATAGGTGTATATAGGGGTGCACATGGGTCGGGTTGGTCAGGTTAGAGGCAATTTTACACCCGATCCAATTAAATcggttttaattttttttaacccAACCCGTAAAATATAATTTCGTTACCCAGCTCTACCCGTCGTACATCGGTTTGGGTCGGGTTGGGTTGGTTTGGATGGGTTGAATGATCCGATAAAAAAAAAGTTTCAATACTATTTATTATCACTCATTTTCAAAATTTAGATAAAAATGAAATTTGTATAATTATAATAATAGTactaatatttaaatttgattaacATCATAATTTTAGTAATGTATATCATATCGTAAATTATATGCATAACTAAATGATTTAACCATACATCAATAAATGAAAATGAATATGCAAACATAAATTGAACAAATAAAATTATTACTCGAGAAACTTAATATGATATTGGAGATTGAGAAAATAATACACAACTCATTTAAGATATTGTAATAGTTACGTGAAAACATACTAGAAGAGGCGTAAATATATGTCAaacttaaaaaatatatatatatatataattatggaGAATATATTAATGaatcgggttgggttgggttaGGGTAAAAATATTTGTAACCCGTACCCAATCCATTTATGTCGGGTTGATCAAAAAACAACCCATCTATAATTCGGTTTACATTGGATCGGATTTTTCGGAATGAAAAAGGGTAGGGTTGGATTGGGTTGGGTTGGGTCGGGTTGATCGGTTTGCTCAACCTATGTGCAGCCTTAGgtgtatatataaaaaaagagAAAATTGGCCCAGGGTAACTTGGGACAACTTGCCTGAGTTCAAGATATTTGCAATGTAAAATTTTAATGGTAAATGTATAAGTATAAACACAATCCcctgtatttatttatttacaaaAAATTCTATATTATCCTAATTTTCTTTTAATCTCGCTCAACAATCCCTATAAAAAAATTCAATGGCCaagaaatgtaaataaaaaattattattttgagaAATTGATCAACTCATATTTCAAACCGAAAACAGAAAACCCGATCGAAACTGAAATCATAAGGaagtatgattttgaaattgttttggtTCACAAACCGACCCAAAACCATATTATTAGAACTAAAAACAAACTAATCACATTTTTTCCCTCCTAACTCTAGCCTCCAGTCGCACCAGAAAGTTGTTGCTGGCACAGTTTAAATTTACGCTCTTCATATGTGATTGCACCCCAATGACAAGTTATCATGTTCAAGCAattttgttatattatattaACCAAATTAGTCCTCCAAGTTACACTGGGACAAACCAGAAGCTGATGGGTCTGGTTCTGAGGTAATAAAATCAGAAAACATATGCAGCCTTAGGTGCGATGCATGTTTGATGAAGTAGTCATAGCTGTTGACGAAGTTGCAAAATTTGATCCCCGTTGTTTGAAATATTTACGAGTCGATAACCAGTGGACAGTCACAGTGGTTAGGATCAATCTGTATTTCGTTCAAGTGACCACACTTATTACAGTACTTTGTATTAAATCTGTATTTTTTTGATTTTGCAGGCTCCTGCATTGGACTGGATAAAACTTAACTATGAAACTAATTTTCGGGTATGCATATTTACTTATATGATTCAAGAAGATTAAACTTATCTATTTTAGAGGGTTTGTAACTTATCATAATAATATGTAGAAGCAAAACAATTAAGGAGCAGATGTATCTTATCACCATCTCAATTATGGATTAACATAGACAGAGATTCTGTATACTTGTTTTTTAATCTTACCATAGAGACCAAAATCATTGATATGAAACATATTAGTTTCAATTCCATATCATTTGAGTAAAATCTTCAGCACCTGCAGGACACCATATACACGTTGTTTTTGTGTCCACCTGAATTTCTCTAATCTGAAACAAAGCAACAGTTGTTAATATCTCATACATTGCCTTCCACAAAAAATAACAGTAAGGCTTAAGCCCTAAATATACCTTATTCTTCTAAAACTCGGAACATAAGCAATTGGCGAATTATTGAGATGACAATGAACCTTATCATGGTCTGTTATCAGCTTACTATTACCGCTACTGGGATTATAGCATATGAGATTATTGTCACGACATTGAACCACAATTTCGccatttttcagaaaatttaaaGGCTCCACAATCCGTTTTATCCGCGTATGAACATCGCCATCATTAGCAATCACAAACTTCTTCGTCCATGATTCTGCAACACCGTATTCATTCATTACCAAGAACTCAAATGATTTGTCAGTACCTTTTGTACAGACACAGAGACAGCCATCTAGAACTCCAAGTTTTGAAATATCTTGAGATTCTACACATTTTGGAGCTGGGATTTGGTGGAAAACCTCTGTTTCCGCGTTAAAACAAATCATAACATGACAAGAACTGTACCAGTGATAAATTCCATTCAAGAAGCAAGGAAAACTCAAACCGCTAAATCGAACACTGGAAGATAACGAATCAGTCGTAACGGTCCTCCATAAACCTGTGCCGATTGTTTGTATCTTTCCTACAGTATCACTAAAAAAATATAACAGCTTAAGTTTTTTGGTTTTGTGAGCAAATAGTAAAGCACAATGTGTCCAGCACCAAAACTTTTCATATTTTTTTACAACAATGTGCTGCCTGGTTGTGGGATTGAATATGTGGTACGGTTCGTTGCGCCGCCAAAATTTATCTCCATGAACATAAGCCACTACGAAACCTGTAAAATTACAAACACTGCATATTGTAATATGAGAATATTCGGTGCCAAAATTATCAGGTAATACCGATTCAGCAACACGTCCTGGACAATCATAACGAGGAGCATTGGAATCGCGAGAAGATTCTGCAAGATGAGCAAAAGCCAAGTGTGCACGTTTGAAAGTACTGCTAACTGTCCCATGAAGCAAAAACTGAAGAGGTGCGGTTCCACTTGTAGCATACGCTTCTGCAAAACAAGGTGAGGAGATTAAAGTGGCCCAGTTTTTGCAGACGGAGCGACATCTTGTCACGATTTCTGCGGGAAGAAAACACAGA
This sequence is a window from Apium graveolens cultivar Ventura chromosome 9, ASM990537v1, whole genome shotgun sequence. Protein-coding genes within it:
- the LOC141686650 gene encoding DNA-directed RNA polymerase III subunit 2-like, with protein sequence MVFGPNQDAIDKQFLAAPVKSAVDKYQLLPEFLKVRGLVKQHLDSFNYFVTTGLKKIVHANHEIRSRVDNNVFLRYTNVRVGEPCMIVNSVLEQLSPHRCRLSDFTYAAPVYVDVKYVVISNGVKNVVSKSDVVVGKLPVMLRSCCCVLHGKDEEELARLGECPLDPGGYFIVKGTEKVILIQEQLMKNRIIIDTDGKGCVQASVMSSTEVRKSKTVIVMNKERIYLDMNQFDGKMPIMVVMKAMGMESDQEVVQMLGRDPQYGALLMPSIEECASHCVYTQQEALAYLERKVKLRFYSSAVEKESRAMVILRDVFIANIPVRENNFRLKCLYVAVMLRRMMEAIINKDAMDDKDYVGNKRFELSGQSLSLLFEDLFKTLNEEAVKEADVVLSKPSIPRFDFSTYIMKGNKLISGGLERALSTGNWDVKRFRMNRKGMTQVVARLSFIGTLGIMTRIQPQFEKSRKVSGPRALQPSQWGMLCPCDTPEGEACGLVKNLALTTHVTTDQEEGPIIYLCHFLGVEDLELLSGEELHAPNSYLIILNGFIIGKHRRPKRFAQSMRKLRRAGKIGEFISIFINEKQHCVYIASDGGRVCRPLVIADRGVSRIKDRHMKELKDGMRNFESFVREGLIEYLDVNEENNALIALYEGEATTETTHVEIEPFTILGVCAGLIPFPHHNQSPRNTYQCAMGKQAMGNIAYNQLCRMDTLLYLLVYPQRPLLTTRTIELVGYDKLGAGQNATVAVMSYSGYDIEDAIVMNKSSLDRGFGRCIVMKKFTALHQKYNNNTSDRIIRPQRDGKNADKMQILDEDGLASPGEIIRPRDIYIYKQSPQDTKNIIKDPIPDRFYKDSWQTYKGIEGETAVVDRVALSTDRNDNLSISFMIRQTRRPEVGDKFSSRHGQKGVCGTIVQQEDFPFSERGICPDLIMNPHGFPSRMTVGKMIELLGSKAGVSCGKFHYGSAFGEPSGHADKVETISETLVKHGFSYTGKDFLYSGITGTPLQAYIFMGPIYYQKLKHMVMDKMHARGKGPMVMLTRQPTQGITRNGGLRVGEMERDCLIAYGASMLIHERLMISSDPFEVQVCRKCGLLGYYNFKLKAAICSSCKDGENVSTLKLPYSCKLLFQELQSMNIVPRFQLTED
- the LOC141682741 gene encoding F-box protein At3g07870-like, encoding MESKRNVKKATITCIHESIIIHILCFLPAEIVTRCRSVCKNWATLISSPCFAEAYATSGTAPLQFLLHGTVSSTFKRAHLAFAHLAESSRDSNAPRYDCPGRVAESVLPDNFGTEYSHITICSVCNFTGFVVAYVHGDKFWRRNEPYHIFNPTTRQHIVVKKYEKFWCWTHCALLFAHKTKKLKLLYFFSDTVGKIQTIGTGLWRTVTTDSLSSSVRFSGLSFPCFLNGIYHWYSSCHVMICFNAETEVFHQIPAPKCVESQDISKLGVLDGCLCVCTKGTDKSFEFLVMNEYGVAESWTKKFVIANDGDVHTRIKRIVEPLNFLKNGEIVVQCRDNNLICYNPSSGNSKLITDHDKVHCHLNNSPIAYVPSFRRIRLEKFRWTQKQRVYGVLQVLKILLK